In Rhodamnia argentea isolate NSW1041297 chromosome 4, ASM2092103v1, whole genome shotgun sequence, the following proteins share a genomic window:
- the LOC115733132 gene encoding AIG2-like protein D isoform X1: MAASLNVFVYGSLLADDVVRALLNRVPPSFPALLPDFHRFSIKDRVYPAIVPLPKHSVAGKVLMGITVPELEVLDTFEDVEYVRTTVQVTLLDSSDELEAEAYVWSNKHDPNLYGDWDFEEWKQKHMDDFLKMTIGFMEELERPESKPRVATYESFYHQDDVSSRAGSQVGQNFNARGIRSSVGFWLFTAFLVLECLFLWKLMKWNYFERFEKDLQSLE, translated from the exons ATGGCGGCGTCGCTGAACGTGTTCGTATACGGGAGCCTTCTCGCCGACGACGTCGTCAGGGCCCTCCTCAATCGCGTCCCTCCTTCCTTCCCAGCCCTCCTCCCTGACTT tcaCAGGTTCAGCATCAAGGATCGGGTTTATCCTGCTATTGTCCCCCTCCCCAAACACTCCGTCGCCGGCAAG GTATTGATGGGAATCACTGTTCCTGAACTGGAAGTCTTAGATACATTTGAGGATGTCGAGTATGTAAGGACCACTGTGCAGGTCACTTTGTTG GATAGTTCTGACGAATTGGAAGCTGAAGCTTATGTTTGGAGCAACAAACATGATCCAAACTTGTATGGAGACTGGGACTTTGAG GAATGGAAACAAAAACACATGGATGACTTTCTTAAGATGACCATTGGTTTCATGGAGGAACTAGAGCGGCCTGAATCCAAGCCTAGGGTGGCGACCTATGAATCGTTCTATCACCAGGATG ATGTCTCCAGTCGGGCAGGCTCTCAAGTTGGACAAAATTTCAATGCTCGTGGCATTAGGTCCTCAGTGGGGTTCTGGCTTTTCACTGCTTTCCTGGTCTTAGAATGTTTGTTCCTCTGGAAATTGATGAAGTGGAATTACTTT GAGAGGTTTGAGAAGGACCTCCAAAGTTTGGAATGA
- the LOC115733132 gene encoding AIG2-like protein D isoform X3 — protein sequence MAASLNVFVYGSLLADDVVRALLNRVPPSFPALLPDFHRFSIKDRVYPAIVPLPKHSVAGKVLMGITVPELEVLDTFEDVEYVRTTVQVTLLDSSDELEAEAYVWSNKHDPNLYGDWDFEEWKQKHMDDFLKMTIGFMEELERPESKPRVATYESFYHQDGEV from the exons ATGGCGGCGTCGCTGAACGTGTTCGTATACGGGAGCCTTCTCGCCGACGACGTCGTCAGGGCCCTCCTCAATCGCGTCCCTCCTTCCTTCCCAGCCCTCCTCCCTGACTT tcaCAGGTTCAGCATCAAGGATCGGGTTTATCCTGCTATTGTCCCCCTCCCCAAACACTCCGTCGCCGGCAAG GTATTGATGGGAATCACTGTTCCTGAACTGGAAGTCTTAGATACATTTGAGGATGTCGAGTATGTAAGGACCACTGTGCAGGTCACTTTGTTG GATAGTTCTGACGAATTGGAAGCTGAAGCTTATGTTTGGAGCAACAAACATGATCCAAACTTGTATGGAGACTGGGACTTTGAG GAATGGAAACAAAAACACATGGATGACTTTCTTAAGATGACCATTGGTTTCATGGAGGAACTAGAGCGGCCTGAATCCAAGCCTAGGGTGGCGACCTATGAATCGTTCTATCACCAGGATG GAGAGGTTTGA
- the LOC115733132 gene encoding AIG2-like protein D isoform X5 yields the protein MAASLNVFVYGSLLADDVVRALLNRVPPSFPALLPDFHRFSIKDRVYPAIVPLPKHSVAGKVLMGITVPELEVLDTFEDVEYVRTTVQVTLLDSSDELEAEAYVWSNKHDPNLYGDWDFEEWKQKHMDDFLKMTIGFMEELERPESKPRVATYESFYHQDG from the exons ATGGCGGCGTCGCTGAACGTGTTCGTATACGGGAGCCTTCTCGCCGACGACGTCGTCAGGGCCCTCCTCAATCGCGTCCCTCCTTCCTTCCCAGCCCTCCTCCCTGACTT tcaCAGGTTCAGCATCAAGGATCGGGTTTATCCTGCTATTGTCCCCCTCCCCAAACACTCCGTCGCCGGCAAG GTATTGATGGGAATCACTGTTCCTGAACTGGAAGTCTTAGATACATTTGAGGATGTCGAGTATGTAAGGACCACTGTGCAGGTCACTTTGTTG GATAGTTCTGACGAATTGGAAGCTGAAGCTTATGTTTGGAGCAACAAACATGATCCAAACTTGTATGGAGACTGGGACTTTGAG GAATGGAAACAAAAACACATGGATGACTTTCTTAAGATGACCATTGGTTTCATGGAGGAACTAGAGCGGCCTGAATCCAAGCCTAGGGTGGCGACCTATGAATCGTTCTATCACCAGGATG GCTAG
- the LOC115733132 gene encoding AIG2-like protein D isoform X4 → MAASLNVFVYGSLLADDVVRALLNRVPPSFPALLPDFHRFSIKDRVYPAIVPLPKHSVAGKVLMGITVPELEVLDTFEDVEYVRTTVQVTLLDSSDELEAEAYVWSNKHDPNLYGDWDFEEWKQKHMDDFLKMTIGFMEELERPESKPRVATYESFYHQDDS, encoded by the exons ATGGCGGCGTCGCTGAACGTGTTCGTATACGGGAGCCTTCTCGCCGACGACGTCGTCAGGGCCCTCCTCAATCGCGTCCCTCCTTCCTTCCCAGCCCTCCTCCCTGACTT tcaCAGGTTCAGCATCAAGGATCGGGTTTATCCTGCTATTGTCCCCCTCCCCAAACACTCCGTCGCCGGCAAG GTATTGATGGGAATCACTGTTCCTGAACTGGAAGTCTTAGATACATTTGAGGATGTCGAGTATGTAAGGACCACTGTGCAGGTCACTTTGTTG GATAGTTCTGACGAATTGGAAGCTGAAGCTTATGTTTGGAGCAACAAACATGATCCAAACTTGTATGGAGACTGGGACTTTGAG GAATGGAAACAAAAACACATGGATGACTTTCTTAAGATGACCATTGGTTTCATGGAGGAACTAGAGCGGCCTGAATCCAAGCCTAGGGTGGCGACCTATGAATCGTTCTATCACCAGGATG ATAGTTAA
- the LOC115733132 gene encoding AIG2-like protein D isoform X2, translating to MAASLNVFVYGSLLADDVVRALLNRVPPSFPALLPDFHRFSIKDRVYPAIVPLPKHSVAGKVLMGITVPELEVLDTFEDVEYVRTTVQVTLLDSSDELEAEAYVWSNKHDPNLYGDWDFEEWKQKHMDDFLKMTIGFMEELERPESKPRVATYESFYHQDVGR from the exons ATGGCGGCGTCGCTGAACGTGTTCGTATACGGGAGCCTTCTCGCCGACGACGTCGTCAGGGCCCTCCTCAATCGCGTCCCTCCTTCCTTCCCAGCCCTCCTCCCTGACTT tcaCAGGTTCAGCATCAAGGATCGGGTTTATCCTGCTATTGTCCCCCTCCCCAAACACTCCGTCGCCGGCAAG GTATTGATGGGAATCACTGTTCCTGAACTGGAAGTCTTAGATACATTTGAGGATGTCGAGTATGTAAGGACCACTGTGCAGGTCACTTTGTTG GATAGTTCTGACGAATTGGAAGCTGAAGCTTATGTTTGGAGCAACAAACATGATCCAAACTTGTATGGAGACTGGGACTTTGAG GAATGGAAACAAAAACACATGGATGACTTTCTTAAGATGACCATTGGTTTCATGGAGGAACTAGAGCGGCCTGAATCCAAGCCTAGGGTGGCGACCTATGAATCGTTCTATCACCAGGATG TGGGCAGATAG
- the LOC115733133 gene encoding LOW QUALITY PROTEIN: probable nucleoredoxin 3 (The sequence of the model RefSeq protein was modified relative to this genomic sequence to represent the inferred CDS: substituted 1 base at 1 genomic stop codon) yields the protein MSDQNALDLLASHGVTRLLSSHGQVPLSSLENQSICILFSANWCRPCRTFIPQLAQLYETVNAAGEHPLEILFVSLDHDEDAFNEHFQCMPWLAVPFDVSLHGRLNKHYRVHRIPSLVPLTSEEIPGHDELIGLVEDYGAEAFPFTKKRLEELKILDVSRREDGNLEHLLAGEGRDHLFLSVGGAGRLPITHLIGKTIGLYFGASWSPPCSDFTGQLMEAYAELKAAARDQCFEVIFVSTDGNEEXFDANTRSMPWPFMPYEDKSRKDLCRVFNVRRIPALIIIGRDGKTASREGREMVSEYGAMGFPFTEERRREVEEWLRKEGEKLGREVKDARHEHVLKPGMAKAYVCDSCKRGGRFWALSCEDCNYDLHPTCLN from the exons ATGTCTGATCAAAATGCTCTCGACCTCTTGGCTTCTCATGGGGTCACTCGTCTCTTGTCTTCTCATGGCCAG gtTCCCCTCTCATCCCTTGAGAACCAGTCAATCTGCATCCTCTTCTCTGCAAATTGGTGCAGACCGTGTAGAACCTTCATCCCTCAGCTGGCGCAGCTGTACGAGACTGTAAATGCTGCTGGTGAGCATCCGCTTGAGATCCTATTCGTTTCCTTGGATCATGACGAGGATGCTTTCAATGAGCACTTCCAGTGCATGCCCTGGCTCGCAGTCCCCTTCGACGTGAGCTTGCACGGACGGCTCAACAAACACTATCGCGTCCACCGCATCCCATCCCTCGTTCCCTTGACCTCAGAAGAGATACCAGGTCACGATGAGTTGATTGGTTTGGTCGAAGATTACGGAGCTGAAGCGTTCCCTTTCACGAAGAAAAGACTGGAGGAGCTCAAGATTCTTGATGTCTCCAGGCGCGAAGATGGAAACTTGGAGCACCTATTGGCAGGGGAAGGTCGAGACCATCTTTTCCTTTCTGTCGGTGGAGCTGGAAGG CTGCCAATTACCCATCTCATAGGGAAGACGATAGGGCTCTACTTCGGGGCGAGTTGGAGTCCTCCGTGTTCTGATTTCACTGGACAACTCATGGAAGCTTACGCGGAGCTCAAAGCAGCCGCCAGAGATCAATGCTTCGAGGTCATATTCGTTTCGACGGATGGTAACGAGGAATAATTCGACGCGAACACGCGCAGCATGCCGTGGCCGTTCATGCCGTACGAGGATAAGAGCCGAAAAGATCTATGCAGAGTATTCAACGTCCGGAGGATTCCGGCATTGATAATCATAGGCCGAGACGGGAAGACGGCGAgcagagaggggagagagatggTGTCGGAGTACGGGGCGATGGGGTTCCCGTTCAcggaggagaggaggagggaagTGGAGGAGTGGCTgaggaaggaaggagagaaGCTGGGGAGGGAGGTGAAGGATGCAAGGCACGAGCACGTGCTGAAGCCGGGGATGGCCAAGGCGTACGTATGCGACTCGTGCAAGAGAGGAGGGAGGTTCTGGGCATTGTCTTGTGAAGACTGCAACTACGATCTTCATCCCACCTGCTTAAATTAA